In Tursiops truncatus isolate mTurTru1 chromosome 10, mTurTru1.mat.Y, whole genome shotgun sequence, the sequence TAGAGAGAGTAGACCCCGGGCGAGGAGCCTGGATCTTTCCTTTCTGCCTAGAATGACTAAGCTACTACTCCTTCAGTGATGTAGTTAGAAGGTGACACTCTCTGGGCCCTGGGCTCATAGCTGGCACCCTGTCTTCTCTGTTGGTGAGAAAGCTAGCACAGTTCTTCACCCACCTACTCCCCCCTCCCTCACTGGGCCTATCTCACCTCCCTTCCTCCGGGAGTCATGGGGCCTAGATTATCCTATAATCCCTAAAAGACAACGTTGTTTTCACACGGCCTTCCACGCCTCCAAGAAATCCTCAACCACTCCACCGAGTTCCCAGAAGCCTCTGTAGCTTCCATGTCAAGCAGGGATTTAACCCTCTGGCGGCCAGTCAAGACCAGTCCTCCCTAAGGCCTTCTTATCCCCAGGACAAGCCTTAGGGTTCCGTCTTTGGGTCTTCCCCAGAACACGCCCTCAGCCTTTTTACCGCTTAGCCCCAAAACAGTTCTTTCTAGGTGGATCCCATTCCCTTAGGGCACCTTTTTTGGTTCCCTTATCTAAAGCCAAAACAAGTATTCACCCTTTAAACTCCATGCTGGTGGACAGAAGCACGTCTGGCTTTTGAGTGtgaagagtgtttttcctgtgggGCATGAATTTGCTATTTGTGGAATTAACACAGAAGTATGTGGCCCCATGAGAGCCCTTGGGGGAGGTAACCCAGCCATGCCTGGAGAGGCGCTGCCATGGCTGACTTTGGGTATTACTCTCCGGggtctcactttcttcatcagtaaaataagaTCATGATTCTGCCCTCACTAGGTTGtggggttaaatgagatgatacatgtgGCCCATTATTAGCACAGAGCCAGGCCTATAGTGGGGAGTCAATAAGTGTTAGCTCTCCCCCACCAGGCCCACCTTGACCCCCTCCCAAGTCCTTCCATGTACCTGCACATTTTCCCTAGCGCACTTTCCCCGTTCTGGCATAGCTGTGGTGGCCTTGGCAGAAGGGTAGTAACAGCACCCTGCACGGCCAAGCCTTGCTTCTGGCCCCCTTTGCCTTCTGCCAGTTCTTCCCTGGGAGACAGTGTTGCTTCCCTCCCAGAGTCTCTCAGACCTGTCCCAACATCACACAATCTGTGGCCTCAATCAGCAAGGCTTTCTAAACTCCCCTTCTTGCAATTGGAGCTGATGCCCAGATCATTGGTTTATTGAGCTTAGTAATTCCAAGGCTGTGTCACAGGATACAGCAGCCATGGAGGAGGTCACTTCACATGTGGCCTCAGCACGGTTTGAGAGGTGGAATCCAGAGTGAtaagaggaggagggcaggggaatGTATCCTCCCCTCTGTGTTTTtagagagaggggggaggaggagagcgcACACAGTTGTCTGCTTGTATAAGCCTAGACCAGCTTTCTCAGCCTGGTGCTGCTGGCGTTTTAGACTGGCTGGTTCTGTGTTGTGagtgagggctgtcctgtgcatgtAGGGTGGTGAGCACCTTCCCTGCTAGAGGCCAGTAGCACTCCATCCCCCCGTGGGGATGATCAGAAATGTCTCAGACATTGTCCAGTGTCCCCTGGACCCTGTTTTTAGGCAACCCtgcctggttgagaaccactggcaaaAAACTTACCTCTGTCAGATAAAACTGGAAACTGCAGTTTCCTCTGAGAAGGACAcgcaggatgggagggagacttcCTTTCGACTCCACATCCCTGCACAGTTTGAAACTTTCTACCATGTGCATTTATTGCTTTTTcccaaaggagagagagggaagcatAATGTTCtggagtttttgtctttttgaggaAGGAAAGGTAGCATTCAGCTGATAGAGcaaacccctccctcttgccacCAGCATTAAGTTCAGTTTCTACTACCCTTGCAGACCATCAAACCCATCTCTGTGGCTACTCCAAGGTCCATTGTCCAGCAGCTATGGAATCAGCACCACAATTCAGGCAGAGAGACCCATTAGCTACTCGCCTGAGGCCCCCAGAGATGAAGTCTCACCAGCACTCCTACCACTCGGGGGGTTGTTTGAGGATGAGAGGCTCTGCACAGCCCTCTCCCTCACaggctctctttctctgccttctaGATTGAAGGCCGAATCACAGGGACTCCCAAGGAAAGTCCAAATCCCCCCAACCCCTCCGGCCAGTGCCCTATCTGCCGCTGGAACCTGAAACACAAGTATAACTACGAGGTGAGTCTGGGCACAGACACACATGTCTGCGCGTCTTGGAGCTCGTGTTCCCTGTGGGCTTAAGCAGCATCTCATGGAACCACCAAGACAGAAGCATTTTGTCCAGTTTTAAAAATGCTCAGGCTCCACCACCAGATGTTTCTGTTGGCCTGGGGTGGAGCCCAGCcatcattatattttaaagctccccaggtgattctaatgtgcagcgaGGGTGGAGAGTCACTGACTTAGTTCATGGTCTGGTTGCAGTCGATTCAGACTACCAGGGCCCTGGAGCCCAGTCTCGTAGGGCTGTGTTCCCAGGGGGGTGGAATCAGAATCTGAGCTTGGCTTTCCTCCTTTTATAATGAGGACATCTCTGGAGAGTCCTTACTATGATCTGGGGATATATCATTCTCTTTCCATATTGGAGCTACAGAGACCCCTGTTTGCTGTAGGTCTTCTAGAGCTGTTGTTTCACAGAGAGATGACAAGAGTGAACAACAATAGGTGAGTTGTACGGGGTGCTGCTCTGTGTGTAAGCACCTATGGGGCATAATTCACTTAGTTTTCCCAATatccctgtgaagtaggtactattttcatccttgttttacagatgaggaaatttgaGGCATGACCTTGTTAATGAACAAGTTAATGAACTTGCCTCAGATCACCCACCCAGCTAGTAAGTATCAGAGCTGGGATGCACACTCTGGGGCTACAAAACCCAGGCAGAGCCTATGATCCCAGCTACTACTCTATATCATGTCTAGAGATGGGGCGGGCCTGGGGGAAAGGACGCAGCCCTGGAGAAATCCATACTTGTCCTTTAGCATTCTATTGGTGACATTAAGCAACCCTGTTTTTAGGTTTCAGGTGATTCAGACTCTGGGCCAGTTTGACCTGCAGGTTGTCCCTATGCCCCTCTGTGGAATGGGATGACTAAGGGCAGAGATCCCGGTCAGGTGGTCagagcaggagaggccacatgtCCACGGGATCTGAACAGAATGACCCAACTAATCTCCTGGGCTGGGAGCCTTGGCTTCAGGCcaccccggggtgggggtgggggtattCTTTTGACCTGTCCCGGCCCTTCCGCTGATGGCCACCTGGAGTAACAGGGAACTTGCAGGCCACGGGGCACTGCTCTCAGCTTCTTGTGACATGGAAGTTAGTGGGGTCCTGGCCATACTTAGAATCCCAGCTGTGAATAGAGAGGTGAACCCCACACCTGCCTGATCACCATGGGGCACTCTTCCTACGAGCCATTTCCAGGAAATGGACTTGGCTCTGTTTATCAAGCAGAAGAAATCCAGTCCCCTCCAAGGTAAAGGCTGAAGaagttgttttccttttaccCCTTTCCGCTCAGGGCACTGCCACTTTGAGCTGCACAAAGCTGTCTGCCTTTTTGGCAGCCTGCAGTGGGGGCACTGGGGCTGTGAGACCAGTGTATTATCCCTGGATAATCCAATCCAAGTTCTTTTCATCAGAGTCTGGAGATTACAGGGGTGGCATTTGGGGGCCTGGGTCCCCCGGGAGCTTTCCAGTGATTAAAACAAACCTGCCGTTATACAGCGAGGTACCTGCCAGGGCAGCGAGTCAGTTTGAGGACCAGGACCATGGAGATAGGCATGCCAGGCCCCTCTGGGTCAGGTGGGCGACTTTTCTTTAACCCTCTCAGCCATGCTGTGAGAGTTGGGAGGGGACGTGGTCTCTCTTGATTCTGATTCTTAATTCTTGACTCTCTCCTTGACTCATCCAAAGCAGTCTGATGGTTCAAAGGAAGCCGAAGAATCCATTTACATCTGGTCACAGGGGGCTTAGAAGATGTGGGATTTAACCTTGCAACCTGGCCCCATCCTCAGCTCGTTGCTGCCTGGGGCTTCAGAGGGCATGGCACAAGGTCGAGGGGCTCTCTGTGGGTCTTCTGGGCTGTGGCATGTAGACTCTGGGGGCGGAAATGGTACAGGTTTTCCCTGTTGTGCAGAAGTACATGACATACCCCCTACACCACCCAAGGAGGAGAACACACCTTTCATCACCAGGAAAGATACCGTGGGTGCATGAAATCTTGTTAACCTTCTTGAAGAGTTCCTGTTCTCTAACCTAGTCTATCGGAAGACTTATCTCATGGAGGAGCTGAGAGGACTCTTGGGGTTGGTAATGGGGTCAGGAAATCTTGCTAAGTTGGGATTGAACCTTTGTTAGGGTGGAGATAGCAGGCCCGCGTGCAGAGCTCTGTGGGGAGGGAGTGGCCTCAGGTCTGTTCCGGGGGAGCCTCAGCCTCTGGCAGCCTCCCCTGGAGGCCACTCAGCCCTGGCTCCCCAGCAGCAAGTGCCTGTCCAGAGGACCCTCATCTCCTGTTTTCCGTTTCCACTAGGATGTTCTGCTGCTCAGTCAGTTCATCCGGCCACACGGGGGCATGCTGCCCCGAAGGGTCACAGGCCTGTGCCAGGAAGAGCACCGCAAGATTGAGGAGTGTGTGAAGATGGCCCACCGAGCAGGTAGAAAGCACCTTGGGCTAAGAGGGGCAGAAGCGGGCTGTGGGCACCATTTCCACCCTCCAGCTGCCCCGTGTTCCAGCCCCTCCTGAAAGGGCAATGGGTATCCAGAGGCTTCATTATACTCACCCCCTAGTGCCAACCTCCCACCCCCTTGGGCTTTCCCTCCAGCCCCCAAGAGCTACACAGGGAGCTGCAGAGACCATCCCCTTAAATGCTTTTCTCTCCACTCAGGTCTGCTCCCAAATCACAGACCTAAGCTTCCAGAAGGATTTGTTCCAAAGAGCAAACCCCAACTCAACAGGTAAGCAGGTAacctgggctggggaggctgTCTCCTGGAGTTCGTTCCACAGTTCAGGAAAGCTGGAGCATTCCATCCCTTCCAGCCTAAGCACCCACCCCATCAGTCCGACCACTGTGTACGCTTCTGTTACTCTCCCCTGCCGGCCTCAGCCTCTTTCCTTGTCCCTCCCCAGTAGGGCACTTAGCACAGGAGTAAGAAGGGTAAGAAGGTCGTTGTTGGGCATTAGAATGTGCTAATCTTCTGTTTATGACATCATACTGAGTTGCTATGGGAATGTCAGAGCACTTCTGCAAACTTTCTGTAATAGCACTGGGGTTATTAAAGGGCAAAATGAGGCCTTAGAAATAGAAATGGGAAGGCTGTCTGGGGCAGGGCCACTGTACATAGCTGCGCAAATCGTACACTGCAAAACTTTAAGGCAGCATCCAGGTAGACTAGATTGTGAATGGTGCTCCCTAGAGTTGTGCAGTTAACGACCTGCACAGCTGCACATGGTATCCCATGAGGTCCTGAGGTTTTatagaggaggagaggaagtccCCTAGGTCCTAGAATCAGTCAGTCTGCCTTTCAGCCTAAGCAGGGTGGCCCCCTCTGGTGTAGAAATAGATTCCTGTCTAACACTTAAACAGCTGTCTCTGACATTACCACACTCACATACTCCTAGAACTATAATACCCCCTGGTTGAGAGTAGATCCAGGTCTGTAAAATCGATGTTGGTATTTCTTCTTGTTCTCCCGTATCGTATCAATA encodes:
- the MRPS18A gene encoding large ribosomal subunit protein mL66 isoform X1; the encoded protein is MVALNVLLSGCGRVLRGLLAGQAATSRARPPARGFREVVEIQAGKTTIIEGRITGTPKESPNPPNPSGQCPICRWNLKHKYNYEDVLLLSQFIRPHGGMLPRRVTGLCQEEHRKIEECVKMAHRAGLLPNHRPKLPEGFVPKSKPQLNRYLTRWSPRSVKPIYNKGHRWNKVRMAVGSPLLKDNVSYASRPLVLYH